In the Candidatus Desulfatibia profunda genome, AAGCTGATCCTGCCATCTCCTAATACTTTTTGCCCGGGCAACCAAGACCGTTTTCCCCTGGTTACAGTCTATCAGGCGGACGGCTGATTTTATTTCAAGCAATTTGCCGGCTGCATCTTCATACGCCAGACCATAATCAAGTTCACCGGCACCTCCGAGCACATACACATCACTGCGTTTCAAGTACCAGCAGACAGCCCTGATCGTATCTTCATCTGAAATGACTATAGTATTCTGGCCAATGCCATGTCGATAGCGTTCAAGCAGGATGCCAGGCGCTTTTTTTTCAATAGTCAGGTCAGGTAGAATAAAGTGGGCAGTGAAAAATAACAGAAATGGCGAAAGACCAAATAAAATTATTTTTTTTATTCTTTCCTGGCTTCTGAAAGACCAACAACAGAAAATAATTACAAAGACAAGAGCATTAACGGCCATTATTGCTTTCCAAGGCTGGCTATACGGCTGAAATCCTTTATAACCAAAAAGTTGAACATACACGAAAGCAAGCAGGATCAGACCGAAAAGTATAACATTTCCGATAGCTCCCCACTGAAAAAAATTATTCCGCCCCTCTTTCTTGAAGGCGTATAAAAGGCCAAAGGCCATGAGAATGGCAAAAGGGGGAAAACAGGGAAGAATATAGGTTAGCAACTTGCCGTTGGAAACCGAGAAGAACAAGAAGGGCAGCACCAGCCAGCAGATGGATAACCGAATCAACCGGCCTTGTGGACCCCGATCATTGAAAGGAACCTTTATCCCCGCCATTGCCGCTGGTGTCACGAATGTCCAGGGCATGAACATGCCCGGAGCGATAATTAAAAAGAACCAGAATGATTCCTTGTGTTGGGCACTGTCGGCCATAAAGCGGCGGACATGTTCGTTCCAGAAAAAAAATCGCCAAAAATCCGGTTCCCTTAGATGGATCAATATGCACCACGGCAGTGCTACCAGCGCCGCGGTAACAATCGGCAGCCAGCTCATGCGCCACAAATCCCGGTAACGGCGCAGCCAGGTAAGATAGGGCGCCACTACCAGAACCGGCACGGCAAAGGCAAGAAACCCCTTGGTCAGAAAGGCTAGGCCGCACGACACGCCGGATAGCAGTAGAAATTGTTTTTCCCTCGCAGACCCGGGCGGCGCTTCAGATGCGAAATAGAAGGTGGTTATGGTGGCGGTCAGGAAAAATGATAACAGGCTGTCAAGCACAGCGGTGTTGCCCACCCCAAACACCTCAAAGCAAGTTAGAAAGGTGAGCACGGCCAGGATGACCGCCGCCCAGTTGCTTTTTTCATCCACACTACTGCACACCCGGCAAACCAGCACGTATATTAACAAGGCCGAAAGCCCGACAGCCACAGCGGACGGCAGGCGGACCGCAAAGTTGTTTTCCCCAAAGAGAAAAATGGAGCCGGCGTGCACCCAATAACCCAGTACTGGTTTTTCAAAGTACCTTACGCCGTTGAGGTGAGGTGACACCCAGTCGCCGGCAATCATTTCACGGGGGATTTCACCGTAGCGTGTTTCGTCAGGAA is a window encoding:
- a CDS encoding phospholipid carrier-dependent glycosyltransferase, whose protein sequence is MPAKTKYLMNPDPWERLQPIIKLKEPQSMHVKKQYSFLLLAIFLMIYILPLGARDLIVPDETRYGEIPREMIAGDWVSPHLNGVRYFEKPVLGYWVHAGSIFLFGENNFAVRLPSAVAVGLSALLIYVLVCRVCSSVDEKSNWAAVILAVLTFLTCFEVFGVGNTAVLDSLLSFFLTATITTFYFASEAPPGSAREKQFLLLSGVSCGLAFLTKGFLAFAVPVLVVAPYLTWLRRYRDLWRMSWLPIVTAALVALPWCILIHLREPDFWRFFFWNEHVRRFMADSAQHKESFWFFLIIAPGMFMPWTFVTPAAMAGIKVPFNDRGPQGRLIRLSICWLVLPFLFFSVSNGKLLTYILPCFPPFAILMAFGLLYAFKKEGRNNFFQWGAIGNVILFGLILLAFVYVQLFGYKGFQPYSQPWKAIMAVNALVFVIIFCCWSFRSQERIKKIILFGLSPFLLFFTAHFILPDLTIEKKAPGILLERYRHGIGQNTIVISDEDTIRAVCWYLKRSDVYVLGGAGELDYGLAYEDAAGKLLEIKSAVRLIDCNQGKTVLVARAKSIRRWQDQLPKPVSQDDSGPEGYVLWRY